A DNA window from Centroberyx gerrardi isolate f3 chromosome 3, fCenGer3.hap1.cur.20231027, whole genome shotgun sequence contains the following coding sequences:
- the stx10 gene encoding syntaxin-10 isoform X2 → MSLEDPFFVVKGEVQKALSRARGLFDRWEELLQEGTQVSRDELDWSANELRNCLRAIDWDLEDLSETISIVESNPGKFRLGENELQERRDFVERTRQSVQEMKEQLSSPTAVAQAEKKNRQALLAPAGQDKSTGLEAHLVSANSRYIQEQQEQQQLIMQEQDEHLELVSGSIRVLKDMSGRIGDELDEQAVMLGDFGDEMDQTSSRMDSVLKKLEKVSHMTSSRRQWCAIGVLVAIMIVVLILFFAL, encoded by the exons ATGTCACTTGAAGACCCGTTTTTCGTTGTGAAGGG ggagGTGCAGAAGGCCCTCTCCCGTGCACGGGGCCTGTTTGACAGATGGGAGGAACTGTTGCAGGAGGGGACGCAG GTGAGTCGGGATGAACTGGACTGGAGCGCCAACGAGCTGAGGAACTGTCTGAGGGCCATAGACTGGGACCTGGAGGACCTCAGTGAGACCATCA GTATTGTGGAGTCGAACCCGGGGAAGTTCAGACTGGGGGAGAATgagctgcaggagaggagagactttGTAGAGCGGACCAGGCAATCTGTACAG gagatgAAGGAGCAGCTGTCCAGCCCTACAGCTGTGGCCCAGGCTGAGAAGAAGAACAGACAG gcccTGCTGGCTCCGGCAGGTCAGGACAAATCAACAGGACTGGAGGCTCATCTGGTGTCTGCAAACTCCAGATACATCCAGGAACAACAGGAACAACAACAG ctgatCATGCAGGAGCAGGATGAGCACCTGGAGTTGGTGTCAGGCAGCATCAGAGTCCTCAAAGACATGTCAGGACGCATCGGGGATGAGCTGGACGAGCAGGCTGt gaTGCTGGGGGACTTTGGGGACGAGATGGACCAGACTTCGTCCCGCATGGACTCGGTCCTCAAGAAGCTGGAGAAAGTCTCTCACATGACCAGCA GCCGGAGACAGTGGTGTGCTATCGGAGTGCTGGTGGCCATCATGATCGTggtcctcatcctcttcttcgcTCTCTga
- the stx10 gene encoding syntaxin-10 isoform X1 has protein sequence MSLEDPFFVVKGEVQKALSRARGLFDRWEELLQEGTQVSRDELDWSANELRNCLRAIDWDLEDLSETISIVESNPGKFRLGENELQERRDFVERTRQSVQEMKEQLSSPTAVAQAEKKNRQALLAPAGQDKSTGLEAHLVSANSRYIQEQQEQQQLIMQEQDEHLELVSGSIRVLKDMSGRIGDELDEQAVWDAGGLWGRDGPDFVPHGLGPQEAGESLSHDQQPETVVCYRSAGGHHDRGPHPLLRSLTTSDLSSTLTHSSPAVWTDGMK, from the exons ATGTCACTTGAAGACCCGTTTTTCGTTGTGAAGGG ggagGTGCAGAAGGCCCTCTCCCGTGCACGGGGCCTGTTTGACAGATGGGAGGAACTGTTGCAGGAGGGGACGCAG GTGAGTCGGGATGAACTGGACTGGAGCGCCAACGAGCTGAGGAACTGTCTGAGGGCCATAGACTGGGACCTGGAGGACCTCAGTGAGACCATCA GTATTGTGGAGTCGAACCCGGGGAAGTTCAGACTGGGGGAGAATgagctgcaggagaggagagactttGTAGAGCGGACCAGGCAATCTGTACAG gagatgAAGGAGCAGCTGTCCAGCCCTACAGCTGTGGCCCAGGCTGAGAAGAAGAACAGACAG gcccTGCTGGCTCCGGCAGGTCAGGACAAATCAACAGGACTGGAGGCTCATCTGGTGTCTGCAAACTCCAGATACATCCAGGAACAACAGGAACAACAACAG ctgatCATGCAGGAGCAGGATGAGCACCTGGAGTTGGTGTCAGGCAGCATCAGAGTCCTCAAAGACATGTCAGGACGCATCGGGGATGAGCTGGACGAGCAGGCTGtgtgg gaTGCTGGGGGACTTTGGGGACGAGATGGACCAGACTTCGTCCCGCATGGACTCGGTCCTCAAGAAGCTGGAGAAAGTCTCTCACATGACCAGCA GCCGGAGACAGTGGTGTGCTATCGGAGTGCTGGTGGCCATCATGATCGTggtcctcatcctcttcttcgcTCTCTgacgacctctgacctttcttcCACGCTCACCCACTCCTCCCCGGCAGTATGGACGGATGGAATGAAATGA